A single window of Syntrophus aciditrophicus SB DNA harbors:
- the malQ gene encoding 4-alpha-glucanotransferase — MIKQRGSGILLHVTSLPSPYGIGDLGGEAYRFADFLAEAGQSFWEVLPLSPTLAIHRHSPYSSYSAFAGNPLLISPEFLCRDGLLTLTELEEAPCFSSDPVDYEQAAAFKERLFGLAFERFRSRGRVRSGRWTDFCEEQAFWLDDHALFAALKREFPYGTWQTWPPELRDRKPASLKKIRKKLALPIAREKFLQYLFFRQWLSLKEYCRRKRIHLIGDLPIYVAYDSADVWAHPELFKLSEEKKPLAVSGVPPDLFSRTGQLWGNPVYRWDILKETGYFWWMNRLRQGFQCCDFLRIDHFRGFISYWEVPAGEKTAVNGQWKKAPAEDFFRQLFKTFPCLPIIAEDLGATSADMREIMTRYEIPGMRPVLFAFDDSLPDNPCAPHNFPQNTIAYTGTHDLNTVRGWFSREATRQDKKRLFRYLGHRVTVSHVHWAVIRLAMMSVAQLVIFPLQDILGLDEKARMNLPGRLGGNWQWRFLPESLTPEIIQRLREMTELYGRL, encoded by the coding sequence ATGATCAAGCAAAGAGGAAGCGGCATCCTGCTCCATGTGACATCCCTGCCTTCGCCTTACGGGATCGGCGATCTGGGCGGCGAGGCGTACCGGTTTGCCGATTTCCTCGCCGAAGCCGGCCAGAGTTTCTGGGAGGTCCTTCCTCTCTCTCCCACGCTTGCCATTCACAGACATTCTCCATACAGCAGCTATTCCGCCTTTGCCGGCAATCCCCTGCTGATCAGTCCGGAATTTCTGTGCCGGGACGGTCTGCTGACCCTGACGGAACTTGAGGAGGCGCCGTGCTTTTCTTCAGATCCTGTAGATTATGAACAGGCGGCGGCGTTCAAAGAGCGCCTGTTCGGCCTGGCCTTTGAACGGTTTCGGAGTCGGGGCAGGGTGCGCAGTGGTCGCTGGACGGACTTCTGCGAAGAGCAGGCCTTCTGGCTTGACGATCACGCACTCTTTGCGGCGCTGAAAAGGGAATTCCCCTACGGGACCTGGCAGACCTGGCCGCCGGAACTGCGGGACCGAAAGCCGGCGTCGCTGAAGAAAATCAGAAAAAAACTGGCCCTGCCCATCGCCAGGGAGAAATTTCTTCAATATCTTTTCTTCCGGCAGTGGCTTTCCCTGAAAGAATACTGCCGCCGGAAGCGAATCCATCTGATTGGAGACCTGCCGATCTATGTGGCCTATGACAGTGCGGATGTCTGGGCTCATCCGGAGCTTTTCAAACTTTCGGAAGAAAAAAAACCCCTGGCCGTAAGCGGCGTGCCTCCCGATCTCTTTTCCCGAACAGGCCAGCTCTGGGGAAACCCTGTTTATCGGTGGGACATCTTAAAGGAAACCGGCTATTTCTGGTGGATGAACCGTCTCCGTCAGGGCTTTCAATGCTGCGATTTTTTGCGGATTGACCATTTTCGGGGGTTTATTTCCTATTGGGAGGTGCCGGCCGGAGAAAAAACGGCAGTCAACGGTCAGTGGAAAAAAGCGCCGGCGGAAGATTTTTTCCGGCAGCTCTTCAAAACCTTCCCCTGTCTGCCCATCATCGCTGAGGATCTGGGTGCGACCTCCGCGGATATGCGGGAAATCATGACCCGCTATGAAATTCCGGGAATGAGGCCGGTACTTTTCGCCTTTGACGATTCGCTGCCGGACAACCCCTGCGCGCCTCATAATTTTCCTCAAAATACAATCGCTTACACCGGAACACATGATCTGAATACGGTCCGGGGCTGGTTCAGCAGAGAAGCGACGCGTCAGGACAAAAAGCGGCTGTTTCGCTATCTGGGACACCGGGTGACGGTTTCCCATGTGCACTGGGCTGTGATTCGGCTGGCCATGATGAGCGTGGCGCAACTGGTCATTTTCCCCCTGCAGGACATTCTGGGCCTTGATGAAAAGGCAAGGATGAACCTGCCGGGAAGGCTCGGGGGGAACTGGCAATGGCGGTTTCTTCCGGAATCCCTGACCCCGGAGATTATTCAGCGGCTTCGGGAGATGACGGAACTTTACGGCCGTCTGTGA
- a CDS encoding aminotransferase class V-fold PLP-dependent enzyme yields the protein MHSNNVIYFDNAATSWPKPEETLQAMEHYLRHVGGNPGRSGHRHSLDAARIVMNAREAVAELFGIQDALNVAFTKNATEALNLATRGLLHPGDHVITSSMEHNSVMRPLRALEKEGLELTVIPCSSSGELDPADLLPAIRRNTRAVYLTAASNVTGTLMPLKEVGMLTREKGLIFCVDAAQAGGSFPLDVTELGIDLLAFTGHKALYGPQGTGGLYIREGLEKDIRPLMMGGTGSRSEFEEQPDFLPDKFEAGTPNTVGLAGLEAGVRFVLRRGVASIRAQEQELAGHLMNGLRTVPGLTLYGPEIPSRKIAVVSFTVEGLSPAEIAMALDEQDMIMSRPGLHCAPSAHKTLGTFPVGTTRFSLGAFNTAEQVQTAVKAVARLTATARRKG from the coding sequence ATGCATTCAAACAACGTCATCTATTTCGATAATGCCGCCACATCCTGGCCCAAACCGGAGGAAACCCTCCAGGCCATGGAGCACTACCTTCGCCATGTCGGCGGAAACCCGGGCCGGTCCGGACACAGGCATTCCCTGGACGCGGCGCGGATTGTCATGAATGCGCGGGAAGCCGTTGCCGAACTTTTCGGAATACAGGACGCTTTGAATGTGGCTTTCACAAAAAATGCCACAGAAGCGCTGAACCTGGCAACCCGGGGACTTCTCCATCCCGGCGATCATGTCATCACCTCCAGCATGGAGCACAATTCAGTCATGCGGCCGCTCCGGGCCCTGGAAAAGGAAGGGCTGGAACTGACCGTCATTCCCTGTTCATCCTCGGGCGAGCTGGATCCGGCTGATCTTCTGCCGGCCATCCGGCGCAATACGCGCGCCGTTTATCTGACTGCCGCCTCCAACGTGACGGGAACGCTCATGCCCCTGAAGGAGGTCGGCATGCTTACCCGGGAAAAGGGTTTGATCTTCTGTGTAGATGCCGCACAGGCCGGGGGGTCCTTCCCGCTCGATGTAACGGAACTGGGCATCGATCTGCTTGCCTTTACAGGGCATAAAGCGCTTTACGGCCCTCAGGGCACGGGAGGACTGTATATCAGGGAAGGGCTGGAAAAGGACATCCGCCCGCTGATGATGGGAGGAACAGGCAGCCGGTCCGAGTTTGAGGAACAGCCCGATTTCCTGCCCGATAAATTTGAAGCGGGCACACCCAATACAGTCGGTCTGGCCGGACTGGAAGCCGGAGTTCGCTTCGTTCTTCGCCGGGGCGTGGCATCGATTCGAGCTCAGGAACAGGAACTCGCGGGACACTTGATGAATGGACTCAGGACCGTTCCGGGGCTCACCCTGTATGGGCCGGAGATCCCGTCACGAAAAATCGCCGTCGTCTCCTTCACGGTCGAAGGACTGTCTCCCGCGGAAATTGCCATGGCTCTTGACGAGCAGGATATGATCATGTCCCGTCCCGGATTGCACTGCGCACCGTCGGCCCATAAAACTCTCGGCACATTTCCCGTGGGAACCACCCGATTCAGTCTCGGGGCCTTCAATACGGCCGAGCAGGTGCAAACCGCCGTGAAAGCCGTCGCCCGTCTCACAGCGACGGCGCGCCGGAAGGGTTAG
- the yedF gene encoding sulfurtransferase-like selenium metabolism protein YedF — translation MTETIDARGLACPQPVILTKKALEHCDSLTVRVDNIAALENVKRMAKSQNCRVTVKQAQDGTWTLELTRESGAKEVEEGSELQDIVCDVAGKEESEPSLSGPSVIVISSDCMGQGDDELGRLLMRGFFHTLPQLDRRPDMIIFYNTGVKLTVKGSEVLEDIGQLEQAGVEILVCGTCLNFFNLTDQLSAGKISNMYDIADALTTAGRLARP, via the coding sequence ATGACGGAAACCATCGACGCCCGGGGGTTGGCCTGCCCGCAGCCGGTCATTCTCACGAAGAAGGCCCTGGAGCATTGTGACTCGTTGACGGTCAGGGTAGACAACATCGCCGCTTTGGAAAACGTGAAACGCATGGCAAAGTCGCAGAATTGCCGGGTAACCGTAAAGCAGGCTCAGGACGGAACCTGGACCCTTGAGTTGACCCGGGAAAGCGGCGCGAAGGAAGTTGAGGAAGGATCGGAACTTCAGGATATCGTCTGCGATGTGGCGGGAAAGGAGGAGTCCGAACCATCGCTTTCCGGCCCCAGCGTCATTGTGATTTCCTCCGATTGCATGGGTCAGGGCGATGACGAGCTGGGACGCCTGTTGATGCGCGGTTTTTTTCACACCCTGCCCCAGCTCGACCGACGGCCCGATATGATCATCTTTTACAATACCGGCGTGAAGCTGACTGTAAAGGGTTCCGAGGTTCTGGAAGATATCGGACAACTGGAGCAGGCCGGAGTGGAAATTCTGGTCTGCGGGACCTGCTTGAATTTCTTCAATCTGACCGATCAGCTCAGCGCGGGAAAGATTTCCAACATGTACGACATCGCCGACGCCCTCACCACGGCGGGCCGCCTGGCCAGGCCCTGA
- a CDS encoding cob(I)yrinic acid a,c-diamide adenosyltransferase yields MTSQKRRILLFTGEGKGKTTAALGMALRACGHGMRVRIIQFIKADPTTGEAAAVSHLPGVELIQTGLGFVPPESSAEYSRHRQAAERGLLLAEEAVLSDQYDLIVLDEICNAIALHLLTEEKVISVVRQAGSCRTIVLTGRDAPESLLSLADTVTIMTCFKHAMTAGRPSEKGVEY; encoded by the coding sequence ATGACCAGTCAGAAAAGACGGATTCTCCTTTTTACAGGGGAAGGCAAGGGGAAGACGACGGCTGCCCTGGGGATGGCCCTGAGGGCATGCGGGCACGGGATGCGGGTCAGGATCATCCAGTTCATCAAGGCTGATCCGACGACCGGGGAAGCGGCCGCCGTGAGTCATCTTCCCGGCGTGGAGCTGATCCAGACCGGTCTGGGGTTCGTCCCGCCCGAATCCAGTGCTGAATACTCCCGGCACCGGCAGGCTGCCGAACGGGGACTCCTGCTTGCCGAAGAAGCGGTCCTTTCGGATCAGTATGACCTGATCGTCCTGGATGAGATCTGCAATGCGATTGCCCTGCATCTTCTGACCGAGGAAAAGGTCATTTCAGTTGTCCGGCAGGCCGGTTCCTGCCGGACGATCGTCCTGACAGGGCGGGACGCTCCGGAGTCGCTTCTCTCCCTGGCCGACACGGTCACGATCATGACCTGTTTCAAACACGCGATGACGGCGGGACGGCCTTCCGAGAAAGGCGTGGAATACTGA
- a CDS encoding FecR domain-containing protein, with protein MKTGWLVPIRFVLLILALIAFIPDSSPAAQVGKFTGVEGNVDVTVPGKAAKRVSVGEPVQVGDIIRTKSKSKCEVTFLDGNIVRFAENTRLRITEYLVEQNQRKEILNLYRGKVRNMVLNARHSTGFSRNLKYEIHTPTAVCGVRGTDFVSYHQNGITGATFREGAGYGYSHNQPQHIQSIAANQTMLAAGPDQPPVVRPATAMEMGQHLKDTEPAKGTEQTTSSGSATQSESESSSGTAAQPQSNVSTITDSPDGATQEAASATAPGSLSATSGTESDGSPAIGGFGGTVPDSSFNPEADTLDGAFASVPVAPPSSSLTSAPEASSSLTTDPVTDISNLVEKHAEKPVDTTAPVISVMPESAAPVDADGTHIQINLSGSDATSIRYAYRIHETGITPAGDYAVVNPSFGFDLNGYETGFFTLDIKGTDEAGNTSTVYKSFDLSRYAVSGNVGLTGFGESSFGEMTNGEVAGISGQNWGGWILNYQGAGIPIGASFRIDAGNFSEVDHTCWLSSAAGSVAGADLIGTSLFHYLSADRMGIGTGSFTGAFHTPNGVWQGSSQGIGQYTEVPVAFTSLLGGPILSLTAGAVHEIEYEKRLDSSEDFLSYRYGYFSGDNVAGGRGGQFEELENSGADDAEYEYLPNGQYVKWSRGDGLERIVEGGTTGESLNLEADPPEGNLSYFLSSFTDGACKITEKSWSSSGIVRTGAMKGIMGGAENLWTASAADIVLMGEYQSAVPIIEQDLPTGFSLSFDSWREDQPGGTTPDGGAYSGFISGRIGGAQNGLEGFLYGLYIDPDNAAGILRGSFTGSHYPEISMWEADGAIHPIWKTNGTKEHISAEDLLEAANVNLFQNYIFLDNAAGGFVGSSSSSGFLSGWYGYGGTMSIRGEDWGIYSLSFALDNKYENPHDPGAWRAGLFGSGEFGRFYQNGSASWIADAGLWLADIPSTASTWRSGRVSAYMDGEYGKFMTYTRMGILKNGQLLGSYIPDSEGSTNGIWSADSMGIWEKTADIHYSSGIDGRSYIVRHIRGGRYEYGDGSVYNYSYSDDHPVNGAQRFGHSCFEDAANNTIVQKNYTDGRVDVWTKEGISDYVYSDGGFYTEGGLAALETAPAESWVHAGSASEFIFDYDHVEGIMGGLKSDLWTTSTETGITFLGEFDTENRETAPSIFSGNIVSFDPRITLNSYENTTSPLGGAYFGTLGGCVHNRGSADSPWESSLKGSIAALYADPSHNAGILKGSLTGSACLQLNAWEAEGTWLPVPLASEISNMDATQFRDDQYGIIRTFDSYRSYCDEDMPSATTAAGGQVHLGVLRIRTSYIDHPALYVDDPNNPGGRPAWGIVQTSQGGSYDMTTTPLGNFELNFSYLPDNNMTGQMYFLSYTQNDGLFSPDKGGNFEGANAGARIDLQQGGADILALDIHGAFDPVATSTWQAVSTGAWMETGKLVDMASTVTGIAALEALNIPCIQVGSVNLEGKGNNLDVKMNNVNFYARSTGDAPQLWATKNVSGAYTAAPALNESITLNSTGGGSITASFTPVRWDSNKWGATVNGGGSLNGGYTGNVQFQGGAAGSYNGTGSGSFSGTGAGTVKAAP; from the coding sequence ATGAAAACAGGATGGTTGGTTCCGATTCGATTCGTTTTATTGATCCTCGCATTGATCGCCTTCATCCCCGATTCGTCTCCGGCGGCGCAGGTCGGTAAATTTACAGGTGTTGAAGGCAATGTGGATGTGACTGTGCCCGGAAAGGCGGCGAAGCGCGTTTCCGTCGGAGAGCCGGTGCAGGTGGGCGATATCATCCGCACCAAGAGCAAGTCAAAGTGCGAGGTGACCTTTCTTGACGGGAACATCGTGCGGTTTGCGGAAAATACGCGGCTCCGGATTACGGAATATCTGGTGGAGCAGAATCAGCGGAAGGAGATCCTGAATCTTTACCGGGGCAAAGTGCGCAATATGGTCCTGAACGCGCGTCATTCCACAGGATTTTCCCGGAATCTCAAATATGAAATTCATACCCCGACGGCGGTCTGCGGCGTTCGGGGGACCGACTTTGTCAGTTATCATCAGAATGGAATTACCGGCGCTACCTTCAGGGAAGGTGCGGGATACGGATACAGCCATAACCAGCCGCAGCATATCCAGTCGATTGCCGCCAATCAGACGATGCTGGCGGCCGGTCCCGACCAGCCGCCCGTTGTCCGGCCCGCGACAGCGATGGAGATGGGGCAGCATCTGAAGGATACGGAACCGGCAAAAGGAACTGAGCAGACAACCTCTTCTGGCAGCGCAACGCAGAGCGAATCGGAGTCCTCTTCCGGAACAGCGGCACAGCCCCAATCAAATGTTTCCACGATAACGGACTCACCGGACGGCGCCACTCAGGAAGCAGCTTCGGCAACAGCCCCGGGAAGTCTTTCGGCAACGTCAGGAACAGAGAGCGACGGGAGCCCGGCAATCGGCGGTTTTGGCGGGACTGTGCCGGACTCTTCGTTCAATCCCGAAGCTGACACATTGGATGGCGCCTTCGCATCCGTGCCGGTTGCTCCGCCTTCATCTTCGTTAACCTCAGCGCCGGAGGCAAGCAGCAGTCTGACGACAGATCCGGTGACCGATATTTCAAACCTTGTAGAAAAACATGCGGAAAAACCTGTGGATACAACAGCACCGGTGATTTCCGTTATGCCGGAATCGGCTGCCCCGGTCGACGCCGACGGGACTCATATCCAGATTAATCTTTCAGGTTCGGATGCAACTTCAATACGGTATGCATACAGAATCCATGAGACGGGGATTACCCCGGCAGGTGATTATGCGGTGGTGAATCCCTCTTTCGGTTTTGATCTTAATGGATATGAAACAGGTTTTTTTACCCTGGACATTAAAGGTACGGACGAGGCGGGAAATACATCCACCGTTTATAAGTCCTTTGATTTGAGCCGTTATGCCGTGTCCGGAAACGTTGGACTGACCGGTTTTGGCGAATCCTCTTTCGGGGAGATGACCAACGGCGAGGTAGCCGGTATTTCCGGTCAGAACTGGGGCGGCTGGATCTTGAATTATCAGGGAGCCGGCATTCCCATCGGTGCTTCCTTCAGGATCGATGCCGGGAATTTTTCGGAAGTCGATCATACCTGCTGGCTGAGCAGCGCCGCCGGTTCGGTTGCCGGTGCCGATCTCATCGGAACGTCCCTGTTCCATTACCTCTCGGCGGACAGAATGGGCATCGGTACCGGCAGCTTTACAGGAGCATTTCACACCCCGAACGGCGTCTGGCAGGGAAGCAGCCAGGGAATCGGGCAATATACGGAGGTTCCCGTGGCGTTTACCAGCCTTCTTGGTGGTCCGATCCTGTCTTTGACCGCAGGCGCCGTTCACGAGATCGAGTACGAAAAGAGACTGGACAGCAGTGAAGACTTTTTATCATATCGGTATGGATACTTTTCCGGTGACAACGTGGCGGGAGGCAGGGGTGGACAGTTCGAAGAACTGGAAAACAGCGGTGCTGACGATGCGGAATATGAGTACCTACCGAATGGACAATATGTCAAATGGTCACGGGGAGACGGTCTGGAACGGATCGTGGAGGGGGGGACAACCGGTGAAAGTCTGAATCTTGAGGCCGATCCTCCGGAGGGAAATCTGTCGTATTTCCTGTCATCCTTTACTGACGGCGCCTGCAAGATTACGGAGAAATCCTGGTCATCAAGCGGAATCGTGCGTACCGGCGCCATGAAGGGCATTATGGGGGGAGCGGAAAACCTCTGGACCGCCTCAGCCGCAGATATCGTGTTAATGGGAGAGTATCAATCCGCAGTTCCCATAATCGAGCAGGATTTACCCACAGGCTTCAGCTTGAGTTTTGACAGCTGGCGTGAAGATCAACCCGGCGGAACGACGCCTGACGGCGGGGCTTACAGCGGGTTCATTTCAGGGCGGATCGGCGGCGCACAGAACGGTCTCGAGGGATTTCTTTACGGCCTCTACATTGATCCGGACAACGCCGCGGGTATCCTGAGGGGAAGCTTTACGGGAAGCCACTACCCGGAAATCAGCATGTGGGAAGCGGATGGAGCGATCCATCCGATCTGGAAAACAAACGGAACAAAAGAACACATTTCTGCAGAGGACCTGCTCGAGGCCGCGAACGTCAACCTGTTCCAGAATTATATTTTTCTGGATAACGCGGCAGGCGGTTTTGTCGGGAGTTCTTCCTCTTCCGGTTTCCTCTCCGGCTGGTACGGTTATGGCGGGACGATGTCCATCCGAGGCGAGGACTGGGGAATTTACTCGCTGTCCTTTGCTCTGGATAACAAGTATGAGAATCCGCATGATCCCGGCGCCTGGCGGGCCGGTCTGTTTGGAAGCGGTGAATTCGGGAGATTTTATCAGAACGGATCAGCCTCGTGGATTGCCGATGCCGGCCTCTGGCTGGCTGATATTCCCTCAACTGCTTCGACCTGGAGAAGCGGTCGTGTTTCTGCTTACATGGACGGGGAATACGGAAAATTCATGACCTACACCAGAATGGGCATCCTGAAGAACGGCCAGTTGCTGGGTTCCTATATCCCGGACAGTGAAGGATCGACTAATGGGATCTGGTCGGCCGACTCCATGGGGATTTGGGAAAAAACGGCGGATATCCACTACAGCAGCGGGATTGACGGCCGCAGTTACATCGTACGGCATATAAGGGGAGGTCGTTATGAATATGGCGACGGTTCCGTATACAACTACAGTTACAGCGATGATCATCCCGTAAATGGCGCACAGCGATTCGGGCATTCCTGTTTTGAGGATGCAGCCAACAACACGATTGTGCAGAAAAATTATACGGACGGAAGGGTGGATGTCTGGACGAAGGAGGGAATAAGCGATTATGTCTATTCGGACGGTGGTTTTTACACGGAAGGCGGCCTTGCCGCTCTTGAGACCGCACCGGCCGAATCATGGGTGCATGCCGGCAGTGCCAGTGAATTTATCTTTGACTACGACCACGTGGAAGGCATCATGGGCGGGCTCAAAAGCGATCTCTGGACGACATCCACGGAAACGGGGATTACATTTCTCGGTGAATTCGACACCGAAAACAGGGAAACGGCGCCTTCAATATTCTCCGGAAACATTGTCAGCTTTGATCCGAGAATCACCCTGAACTCTTATGAGAATACAACCTCGCCGCTTGGTGGTGCCTATTTCGGCACGCTCGGCGGGTGTGTTCACAACAGGGGAAGCGCGGATTCCCCATGGGAAAGCAGCCTGAAGGGCTCCATCGCCGCACTCTATGCCGATCCGAGCCATAACGCGGGCATCCTGAAAGGCTCGCTGACTGGAAGCGCCTGCTTGCAGCTTAACGCCTGGGAGGCGGAGGGAACCTGGTTGCCGGTTCCATTGGCATCGGAAATTTCCAATATGGACGCCACTCAATTCCGTGATGATCAATATGGCATCATCAGAACCTTTGACAGCTACAGGAGCTATTGCGATGAAGATATGCCTTCCGCAACGACGGCTGCCGGCGGTCAGGTCCATCTCGGGGTGCTGAGGATCAGAACGTCATACATTGACCATCCGGCGCTGTATGTCGATGATCCCAATAATCCCGGTGGAAGGCCGGCCTGGGGCATTGTTCAGACCAGTCAGGGCGGATCTTATGATATGACAACGACGCCTCTGGGAAATTTTGAGCTGAATTTCAGCTATCTGCCGGACAATAATATGACTGGACAGATGTATTTTCTGTCCTATACACAAAACGACGGGCTTTTCAGTCCGGACAAGGGAGGGAATTTTGAAGGAGCAAACGCGGGAGCGCGCATCGATCTGCAGCAGGGCGGCGCCGACATCCTGGCCCTTGATATTCACGGCGCCTTTGATCCGGTGGCGACATCAACCTGGCAGGCCGTTTCCACAGGTGCCTGGATGGAAACGGGCAAGCTCGTCGATATGGCAAGTACGGTTACGGGAATAGCCGCTCTTGAGGCTTTGAATATCCCCTGCATTCAGGTGGGGAGTGTAAATTTAGAGGGAAAAGGAAACAATCTTGATGTAAAGATGAATAATGTCAACTTCTATGCCCGGTCAACGGGAGACGCTCCCCAGCTCTGGGCGACGAAGAATGTCAGTGGCGCCTATACGGCCGCCCCGGCTTTGAATGAATCGATAACCTTGAATTCAACGGGCGGGGGGAGCATAACGGCCAGTTTCACGCCTGTCCGCTGGGACAGCAACAAATGGGGCGCGACGGTGAACGGCGGCGGCAGCTTGAACGGCGGCTATACAGGGAACGTTCAGTTCCAGGGTGGCGCTGCGGGTTCTTACAATGGCACAGGCTCCGGTTCTTTCAGTGGAACCGGAGCCGGAACAGTCAAAGCCGCCCCCTGA
- a CDS encoding tetratricopeptide repeat protein: protein MKRWILNLLLSFVFWLFPFSFHASYALDEGSSALRTGIEQYRQENYEEAVELLGKAREREPRSSVAAFFLGMACKQLPDYEKAAVSLQDAVTLSPPVREAYLELADVLYRLSRLEDAKKWIRAAEAQAIAPARLAFLKGLILTRENSNQEAVSAFERSKQLDPTLAQAADFQSAVCYIKENKLEKAKERLKATVLRDPASDLAGFARQYVDMVEQRLYLERPVRLTVGIFGGYDTNLVSRPVDAAIAGDITDEESATLNTSARLDFVPRLQGPWLFNAQYAFASNINQKHSHSHNSMANSVSLSPGYNFGRFVVSLTAGYTNVLLRTDPDPNPQANSDPGYKHYLDYFTAGPAVRFLVNSNHILEVFAGYDKKDYFNQKVDNDEGIRDAVGPRAYLSWIWLFAGNGFFNLKYDFNRDDAEGDWWENEGHRLSANLSVPLLSAELSERFGPLSLQIAGSAFFQQYRHDQPYLVSVGSVFQEKYAKRRDETYTGSAGLAWEFWKHASLVVQYSHTHCNANMPANEYRKDVYMGGFEFRF, encoded by the coding sequence ATGAAAAGATGGATTTTGAATCTGCTTTTGTCATTTGTTTTCTGGTTGTTTCCTTTTTCTTTTCACGCTTCCTATGCCCTGGATGAGGGATCTTCCGCTCTGCGGACGGGGATCGAGCAGTATCGGCAGGAGAATTACGAAGAGGCGGTGGAGCTCCTGGGTAAAGCGCGGGAGCGGGAGCCCCGTTCGTCGGTCGCGGCCTTTTTTCTTGGCATGGCCTGTAAACAGCTGCCGGATTATGAGAAAGCGGCGGTTTCTCTTCAGGATGCAGTCACCCTTTCTCCTCCGGTCAGGGAGGCTTATCTCGAACTGGCAGATGTCCTGTATCGGCTAAGCCGGCTGGAAGACGCCAAAAAATGGATCCGGGCAGCCGAAGCACAAGCCATTGCCCCGGCCCGGCTTGCCTTCCTTAAAGGTTTGATCCTGACCCGCGAAAATTCCAATCAGGAGGCCGTCTCGGCTTTTGAGCGATCCAAACAGCTCGATCCCACTCTTGCCCAGGCCGCTGATTTTCAGAGTGCCGTCTGTTATATCAAGGAAAACAAACTGGAAAAGGCGAAGGAGCGTCTCAAGGCGACCGTTCTAAGGGATCCAGCCTCGGATCTGGCCGGCTTTGCCCGGCAGTATGTGGATATGGTCGAACAGCGGCTGTATCTGGAGCGGCCTGTCCGGTTGACGGTCGGTATTTTCGGCGGATACGACACGAATCTCGTTTCCAGGCCGGTTGACGCAGCTATCGCGGGGGATATCACCGATGAAGAAAGCGCGACGCTCAACACATCCGCCCGCCTCGACTTTGTTCCCAGGCTTCAGGGGCCCTGGCTTTTTAACGCCCAGTATGCCTTTGCCTCCAACATCAATCAGAAACACTCCCATTCTCATAACTCCATGGCCAACAGCGTTTCCCTTTCTCCCGGATACAATTTCGGGCGCTTCGTGGTCAGCCTGACGGCCGGTTACACCAACGTCCTGTTAAGGACGGATCCCGATCCCAATCCCCAGGCGAACTCCGATCCCGGCTACAAACATTATCTCGATTATTTCACCGCCGGTCCGGCGGTGCGCTTCCTTGTCAATTCGAATCATATCCTGGAGGTCTTTGCCGGTTACGATAAAAAGGATTACTTCAATCAGAAAGTGGACAACGATGAAGGCATCCGCGATGCCGTGGGCCCCCGGGCATATCTGAGCTGGATCTGGCTGTTTGCCGGAAATGGCTTTTTCAATCTGAAATATGACTTCAACCGGGATGACGCGGAAGGTGACTGGTGGGAAAATGAAGGCCATCGGCTTTCCGCCAATTTGAGCGTTCCCCTGCTGTCGGCGGAGTTGAGCGAACGTTTCGGGCCTCTCAGCCTGCAGATCGCAGGGAGCGCCTTTTTTCAGCAATACAGGCATGACCAGCCTTACCTTGTCAGTGTGGGCAGCGTCTTTCAGGAAAAATACGCGAAACGCCGCGATGAGACCTATACGGGTTCGGCGGGGCTGGCCTGGGAGTTCTGGAAGCATGCCAGTCTGGTTGTCCAGTATTCTCACACCCACTGCAACGCCAATATGCCGGCTAACGAGTACAGGAAGGATGTGTATATGGGAGGATTCGAGTTTCGGTTCTAA